From a region of the Halorubrum sp. BV1 genome:
- a CDS encoding 50S ribosomal protein L21e, whose product MPSSNGPQKATRDKLSNKPRDRGTSPPQRAIQEFEEGSQVHLKIDPSVQEGRFHPRFDGRTGTVTGKQGAAFKVAIPDGGKTKTLIVRAAHMSAQQN is encoded by the coding sequence ATGCCGAGTTCCAATGGGCCCCAGAAGGCGACTCGCGATAAGCTCTCGAATAAACCCCGCGACCGCGGCACGTCGCCGCCGCAGCGCGCGATCCAGGAGTTCGAGGAGGGGTCACAGGTCCACCTCAAGATCGACCCGAGCGTTCAGGAGGGCCGGTTCCACCCGCGATTTGACGGCCGTACCGGAACGGTGACCGGCAAGCAGGGTGCCGCGTTCAAGGTGGCGATCCCCGACGGTGGCAAGACGAAGACGCTCATCGTCCGGGCCGCTCACATGAGCGCACAGCAGAACTGA
- a CDS encoding RNA polymerase Rpb4 family protein, with product MTIFKEKVDEEFVTTSEAKEILVEIEAERADDEERDLRYELARAIEHVNRFAHLDADESRELVEELAELEQIDVPTAVKVADLLPEDRTELRSVFAQERYSLDGDELDDVLNVVAKYA from the coding sequence ATGACGATATTCAAAGAGAAGGTCGACGAAGAGTTCGTGACCACGTCGGAGGCGAAAGAGATCCTCGTCGAGATCGAAGCCGAGCGAGCGGACGACGAGGAGCGCGACCTCCGATATGAACTCGCCCGCGCGATCGAGCACGTCAATCGGTTCGCCCACCTCGACGCCGACGAGTCTCGCGAACTCGTCGAAGAGTTGGCGGAGTTAGAGCAGATCGACGTGCCCACCGCCGTGAAGGTCGCCGACCTCTTGCCCGAGGATCGGACCGAACTCCGTTCGGTGTTCGCACAGGAGCGCTACTCGCTCGACGGCGACGAACTCGACGACGTCCTGAACGTCGTCGCGAAGTACGCCTGA
- a CDS encoding non-canonical purine NTP pyrophosphatase, which translates to MLRYVTTNPGKVREAERYLTDGSVSQLDFDYTEVQADELGPIAARGAREAYRHAGEPVLVDDAGLFIEGLDGFPGPYSAYVEETLGVERVHEIAADLADRRAAFRCTLGYCDGEAVAASPDPVDRGDRDTAAAAGPATDDSLESVETLPVTLFEGYVPGRIVAPRGDGGFGYDPIFEHDGETFAEMDTDRKNAVSHRGRALAKFAEWYADR; encoded by the coding sequence GTGCTCAGATACGTCACGACGAATCCGGGAAAGGTGCGCGAGGCGGAGCGGTACCTGACGGACGGCTCGGTTAGCCAGCTCGACTTCGACTACACGGAGGTACAGGCCGACGAACTGGGTCCCATCGCGGCGCGCGGCGCGCGGGAGGCGTACCGTCACGCCGGCGAGCCGGTCCTCGTCGACGACGCGGGGCTGTTCATCGAGGGACTCGATGGGTTTCCCGGCCCGTACTCCGCGTACGTCGAGGAGACGCTCGGCGTCGAGCGCGTCCACGAGATCGCCGCCGATCTCGCCGACCGGCGGGCCGCGTTCCGGTGCACGCTCGGCTACTGTGACGGCGAGGCGGTCGCGGCGAGCCCGGATCCGGTCGACCGCGGCGACCGCGACACGGCCGCGGCCGCCGGGCCGGCGACGGACGACAGCTTGGAATCTGTGGAGACGCTGCCGGTCACGCTGTTCGAGGGGTACGTGCCCGGACGGATCGTCGCGCCCCGGGGCGACGGCGGGTTCGGCTACGACCCGATCTTCGAACACGACGGCGAGACGTTCGCAGAGATGGACACGGACCGGAAGAACGCGGTCTCACACCGCGGTCGCGCCCTCGCGAAGTTCGCGGAGTGGTACGCGGATCGGTAG
- a CDS encoding inositol monophosphatase: MTDADVRAAVAERAARAGAQVAHDRFRSDIAVETKGEVDVVTEADRAAQRTVIAEIQESFPDDVIVGEEEDERKTVPSEGAAWVIDPIDGTDNYVRDIRVWATAVAAVVDGEPVAAAVVAPALDDVYTADAEGAYRNGEPIAVSDVSETRRATVAPTLWWEFDARDEYAAACEAIVRRFGDMRRLGSAQVVLSTAAAGGLEGVVSNLRANPWDSVAGVFIVRQAGGRATDLEGDRWRHDSTGLVVSNGDLHDEVLATARAVEEST; encoded by the coding sequence ATGACAGATGCAGACGTACGCGCCGCGGTCGCGGAGCGCGCGGCGCGGGCCGGCGCGCAGGTCGCACACGACCGGTTCCGGAGCGACATCGCGGTCGAAACGAAAGGCGAGGTCGACGTGGTGACGGAGGCCGATCGCGCGGCGCAGCGGACCGTGATCGCGGAGATTCAGGAGTCGTTTCCCGACGACGTGATCGTCGGCGAGGAGGAAGACGAACGCAAGACGGTCCCCTCCGAGGGCGCGGCGTGGGTGATCGACCCGATCGACGGCACGGACAACTACGTCAGGGACATCCGGGTGTGGGCGACGGCGGTCGCGGCGGTCGTCGACGGCGAACCGGTCGCGGCCGCGGTCGTCGCGCCCGCCCTCGACGACGTCTACACCGCCGACGCAGAGGGCGCGTACCGCAACGGCGAGCCGATCGCGGTCAGCGATGTGAGCGAGACGCGGCGGGCCACCGTCGCCCCGACGCTGTGGTGGGAGTTCGACGCCCGCGACGAGTATGCGGCGGCCTGCGAGGCGATCGTCCGCCGGTTCGGCGACATGCGACGGCTCGGCTCCGCGCAGGTCGTGCTGTCGACCGCCGCCGCCGGCGGGCTCGAAGGAGTCGTCTCGAACCTGCGCGCGAACCCATGGGACTCCGTCGCGGGCGTGTTCATCGTCCGACAGGCCGGCGGTCGCGCCACGGATCTGGAGGGCGACCGCTGGCGACACGACTCGACCGGCCTCGTCGTCTCGAACGGGGACCTCCACGACGAGGTGCTTGCGACCGCGAGAGCGGTCGAGGAGTCGACGTGA
- a CDS encoding PadR family transcriptional regulator: MYDLTGFQRDLLYVIAGLDEPHGLAIKDELEDYYEKEIHHGRLYPNLDTLVEKGLVEKGQRDRRTNYYTLTRRGQREIDARIEWETQYIEH; encoded by the coding sequence ATGTACGACCTCACAGGTTTTCAGCGTGACCTGCTCTACGTGATCGCCGGGCTCGATGAACCGCACGGACTCGCGATCAAAGACGAACTCGAAGACTACTACGAAAAAGAGATCCACCACGGACGGCTCTATCCCAACCTCGACACCCTCGTCGAGAAGGGACTGGTGGAGAAGGGCCAGCGGGACCGGCGGACGAACTACTACACGCTGACGCGACGCGGGCAGCGCGAGATCGACGCCCGAATCGAGTGGGAGACGCAGTACATCGAGCACTGA
- the mptA gene encoding GTP cyclohydrolase MptA — translation MSHQLPDVQASAPDVTVGLSQVGVTGVEKLVKISRNGDRPIVLMAEFEVFVDLPSGRKGIDMSRNLATIDEILEEITREEAYRVEEVCGDAAERLLEKHDYTTTAEVSMSAELVTREDTPASEIETQSTATIVASATATEEGTREEIGAEVTGMTVCPCSQGMSESRAREKLAELGVDEETTEEFLDAVPQPGHSQRGHATLTVTTNGHPEIDLRDLIDVARDSMSARIYNMAKRPDEDHMTYQAHADAKFVEDCVRALAEGTVSEFDHLPDDAVIHMKQSNDESIHQHNAHAEREVRMGDLRDELDVA, via the coding sequence ATGAGCCATCAGCTGCCGGACGTACAGGCGTCGGCACCCGACGTGACCGTCGGGCTCTCGCAGGTCGGAGTCACCGGCGTGGAGAAGCTCGTCAAGATCTCGCGGAACGGCGACCGACCGATCGTCCTCATGGCCGAGTTCGAGGTGTTCGTGGACCTGCCAAGCGGCCGCAAGGGGATAGACATGTCTCGGAATCTCGCGACCATCGACGAGATCTTAGAAGAGATCACCCGTGAGGAGGCGTACCGCGTCGAGGAGGTCTGCGGCGACGCCGCAGAGCGGCTCTTGGAGAAACACGACTACACCACGACGGCCGAGGTGTCGATGTCGGCCGAACTCGTCACCCGAGAGGACACGCCCGCGTCCGAAATCGAGACCCAGAGCACGGCGACGATCGTCGCGAGCGCCACCGCGACCGAGGAGGGCACCCGCGAGGAGATCGGCGCGGAGGTGACGGGGATGACCGTCTGTCCCTGCTCACAGGGGATGAGCGAGTCGCGCGCTCGCGAGAAGCTCGCAGAACTCGGCGTCGACGAGGAAACCACGGAGGAGTTCCTAGACGCCGTCCCGCAGCCGGGGCACTCACAGCGCGGTCACGCCACGCTCACGGTGACCACAAACGGCCATCCCGAGATCGACTTGCGCGACCTGATCGACGTCGCCCGCGACTCGATGAGCGCGCGCATCTACAACATGGCGAAACGGCCCGACGAAGACCACATGACGTATCAGGCACACGCCGACGCGAAGTTCGTCGAGGACTGCGTCCGCGCGCTGGCCGAGGGGACCGTCTCGGAGTTCGACCACCTCCCGGACGACGCGGTCATTCACATGAAACAGTCGAACGACGAGTCGATCCACCAGCACAACGCCCACGCCGAGCGCGAGGTCCGGATGGGCGACCTCCGCGACGAACTGGACGTCGCGTAG
- a CDS encoding amino acid ABC transporter ATP-binding protein, with amino-acid sequence MLRATDVTKAYGTDPVFDDLSIDVDAGEVVAVIGPSGVGKSTLLRLLALSLEPDEGTVTLDGTSVWDTDESERLSLRRRIGMVFQEASLFDASVARNVEYGLRVRRPWSDRLRNGVASLVGANSTSDAVRESLDVVGLADALDQHAGSLSGGEAQRVSFARALAYRPDVLLLDEPTSDLDPRNTAVIESAIDAARDRGIGVVVATHDMHQARRVADRVAVLLDQGITEMAPTEIVFEDPSDERTRQFINGELVY; translated from the coding sequence ATGCTCCGCGCGACCGACGTGACGAAGGCGTACGGCACGGACCCCGTTTTCGACGATCTGTCGATCGATGTCGACGCGGGAGAGGTCGTCGCCGTCATTGGTCCTTCGGGCGTCGGGAAGAGCACGCTTCTCAGACTGCTCGCGCTGTCCCTTGAACCCGACGAAGGAACCGTCACGCTCGACGGAACGAGCGTCTGGGACACGGACGAATCGGAGCGACTCTCGCTGCGGCGGCGCATCGGCATGGTGTTTCAGGAGGCGAGCCTGTTCGACGCCTCCGTCGCCCGCAACGTCGAGTACGGGCTTCGCGTCCGCCGACCGTGGAGCGATCGCCTCCGAAACGGGGTCGCGTCGCTCGTCGGAGCGAACTCGACGAGCGACGCGGTCCGCGAGTCACTCGACGTCGTCGGGCTCGCGGACGCGCTCGACCAGCACGCCGGGTCGCTCTCTGGCGGCGAGGCACAGCGCGTCTCCTTCGCTCGCGCGCTGGCGTACCGGCCCGATGTCCTGCTGCTTGATGAACCGACCTCGGACCTCGATCCGCGAAACACTGCCGTCATCGAATCGGCGATCGACGCGGCGCGCGACCGTGGCATCGGCGTCGTCGTGGCGACACACGATATGCATCAGGCGCGACGCGTGGCCGACCGTGTCGCGGTGTTACTGGATCAGGGAATCACAGAGATGGCTCCGACGGAGATCGTCTTCGAAGACCCTTCAGACGAGCGCACGCGGCAGTTCATCAACGGCGAACTAGTGTACTGA
- a CDS encoding substrate-binding domain-containing protein, producing the protein MTIQRREFIAAIGAGAVASTAGCSQSNGGSGGEDGEDGGNGGESDAGNEAGVAGETLTLTTTTSTYDTGLLDEIHGDFEEMYGVSVDAVAQGTGAALESARNGDADVVMVHARGLEDEFMRNGYGINRRDLMFNDFVIIGPDADPAGIQGMGSATDALTAIADAEATFVSRGDNSGTHTKELNLWEAAGTDPGGDWYQETGTGMGEALNIANQQGAYTLSDRGTFISQRSEIDLGILVQGPIEGGPEILANPYGVMAVNPGVHDNANYDLAMAYIGWITSPGVQDAISEYQVNGEQLFFPEAVSEDPNFQQYVPEGWSSESADE; encoded by the coding sequence ATGACGATACAACGGCGGGAGTTCATCGCGGCGATCGGCGCTGGAGCGGTCGCGAGCACGGCGGGTTGTTCACAGTCGAACGGAGGATCCGGTGGCGAAGACGGCGAAGACGGCGGCAATGGGGGAGAGAGCGACGCCGGCAACGAGGCGGGCGTCGCGGGCGAGACGCTCACCCTCACGACGACGACGAGCACCTACGACACGGGACTGCTCGACGAGATCCACGGCGACTTCGAGGAGATGTACGGCGTGTCCGTCGACGCGGTCGCACAGGGGACCGGCGCGGCCTTAGAGTCGGCGCGCAACGGCGACGCCGACGTGGTGATGGTCCACGCCCGCGGGCTCGAAGACGAGTTCATGCGCAACGGATACGGGATCAACCGCCGCGATCTGATGTTCAACGACTTCGTTATCATCGGTCCCGACGCCGACCCGGCCGGAATTCAGGGAATGGGGTCGGCGACCGACGCGCTCACGGCCATCGCCGACGCCGAAGCGACGTTCGTCTCGCGCGGGGACAACTCCGGTACCCACACCAAGGAACTCAACCTCTGGGAGGCCGCGGGCACCGATCCGGGCGGCGACTGGTACCAAGAGACCGGGACGGGGATGGGCGAGGCGCTGAACATCGCCAACCAGCAGGGCGCGTACACGCTCTCTGACCGCGGCACGTTCATTTCACAGCGGTCGGAGATCGACCTCGGCATCCTCGTGCAGGGACCGATCGAGGGCGGTCCGGAGATCCTCGCGAACCCCTACGGAGTCATGGCCGTCAACCCCGGCGTGCACGACAACGCCAACTACGACCTCGCGATGGCGTACATCGGCTGGATCACGAGCCCCGGCGTGCAAGACGCCATCTCGGAGTACCAAGTGAACGGCGAACAGCTGTTCTTCCCCGAGGCCGTTTCGGAGGATCCGAACTTCCAGCAGTACGTTCCGGAAGGCTGGAGTAGCGAGTCCGCGGACGAGTGA
- a CDS encoding ABC transporter permease: protein MSVPFDPIVQFVPALFDLSFREGYVSSIIYVSLYVSLAAVALSTLCSIPIAIVVGLTDFPGKQFVKSVINTGMGFPSVVVGLIVLFAVSNQGPLGSLELIFTKQAMIMSQFVLATPPITAISLAAVTGVDESVRDAARALGGTRFDVALVIVKEARYGIATAVLAGFGRAISEVGSVLIVGGNITSADGISKTRTLTTAIQLEARQGQYETAMVLGVVLVALVLTVNAVVVRFGDQGVQR, encoded by the coding sequence GTGAGCGTGCCGTTCGATCCGATAGTACAGTTCGTGCCGGCGCTTTTTGATCTGTCGTTCAGGGAGGGGTACGTCTCCAGTATCATCTACGTCTCGCTGTACGTCAGCCTCGCCGCCGTGGCGTTGAGCACGCTGTGCAGTATTCCGATCGCCATCGTCGTGGGGCTCACCGACTTCCCCGGAAAGCAGTTCGTGAAGTCGGTCATCAACACGGGCATGGGATTCCCGAGCGTGGTCGTCGGGCTGATCGTGTTGTTCGCCGTCTCGAATCAGGGACCGCTCGGCTCGCTCGAACTCATCTTCACCAAACAGGCGATGATCATGTCACAGTTCGTGCTCGCGACGCCCCCTATCACGGCGATCAGCCTCGCCGCGGTCACCGGCGTCGACGAGTCCGTTCGCGACGCCGCGCGCGCGCTCGGCGGCACCCGCTTCGACGTCGCGCTCGTGATCGTTAAGGAAGCGAGGTACGGCATCGCGACGGCCGTCTTAGCCGGGTTCGGCCGCGCGATAAGCGAGGTCGGCTCCGTGCTCATCGTCGGCGGTAACATCACGAGCGCGGACGGCATCTCGAAGACACGGACGCTCACGACCGCCATCCAGTTGGAGGCGAGGCAGGGACAGTACGAGACGGCGATGGTCCTCGGAGTCGTGCTCGTCGCGCTCGTGTTGACGGTCAACGCTGTGGTCGTCCGCTTCGGCGATCAGGGGGTACAGCGGTGA
- the priS gene encoding DNA primase small subunit PriS, whose translation MDDRTREYLEGRFGDYYRHASPVLPPDANLREWGHIPWTPGSGTTMVRHQSLFDLGDVDTFFADNAPRHAYFSAARYDDPGASTMSKKGWRSADLIFDLDADHLPGVDPETTSYPEMLAACKDALWRLLDFLEDDFAFDDLTIVFSGGRGYHVHVRDESVCDLNSEARREIVDYVRAIDLDAEGLIRTVSDRGTTKRVLRTEGGWGARVHEALVEYADDLRDMEAEAARERLMELDGIGEGRAETILGAFERNPTAVREGNVEAGGPGVRRLVSALAARVAATDTAPIDEPVTTDTRRLIRLPGTLHGGSGLVVTPIDRADLDGFDPLRDAVPERFVGREIRIESDADRTVELNGERVLVESGSNTVPEFAGVFLMARGEARKASER comes from the coding sequence ATGGACGATCGGACGCGCGAGTATCTGGAGGGGCGGTTCGGCGACTACTATCGCCATGCCTCGCCCGTGCTCCCCCCGGACGCGAACCTCCGCGAGTGGGGGCATATCCCGTGGACTCCGGGGTCTGGCACGACGATGGTGCGCCACCAGTCGCTCTTCGACCTCGGCGACGTCGACACCTTCTTTGCGGACAACGCGCCCCGACACGCCTACTTCTCGGCCGCCCGCTACGACGACCCGGGCGCGTCGACGATGTCGAAGAAAGGGTGGCGCTCGGCCGACCTGATCTTCGATCTCGACGCCGATCACCTCCCCGGCGTCGACCCGGAGACGACGAGCTATCCCGAGATGCTCGCCGCGTGCAAGGACGCCCTTTGGCGGCTGCTCGACTTCTTGGAGGACGACTTCGCGTTCGACGACCTCACGATCGTCTTCTCCGGCGGACGGGGGTATCACGTCCACGTCCGCGACGAGAGCGTCTGCGACCTGAACAGCGAGGCGCGCCGGGAGATCGTCGACTACGTCCGCGCGATCGACCTCGACGCGGAGGGGTTGATCCGGACGGTGTCGGACCGCGGCACGACGAAACGCGTCCTCCGCACCGAGGGGGGATGGGGCGCGCGCGTCCACGAGGCGCTCGTGGAGTACGCGGACGACCTCCGCGACATGGAAGCGGAGGCGGCCCGAGAGCGACTGATGGAACTCGACGGGATCGGCGAGGGTCGCGCGGAGACGATCCTCGGCGCGTTCGAGCGCAACCCGACCGCCGTGCGCGAGGGGAACGTCGAGGCCGGCGGCCCGGGCGTGCGCCGGCTCGTCTCCGCGCTCGCAGCGCGCGTGGCCGCGACCGACACCGCCCCGATCGACGAGCCGGTCACCACGGACACCAGACGGCTCATTCGGCTACCGGGAACGCTCCACGGCGGGTCCGGACTCGTCGTCACTCCGATCGACCGCGCGGACCTCGACGGGTTCGATCCGCTCCGGGACGCGGTTCCGGAGCGGTTCGTCGGTCGCGAGATCCGGATCGAAAGCGACGCGGATCGGACGGTAGAACTAAACGGCGAGAGAGTGTTAGTCGAATCCGGTAGTAACACCGTGCCAGAGTTCGCGGGGGTCTTCCTGATGGCCCGCGGCGAGGCGCGGAAAGCCTCCGAACGATGA
- a CDS encoding MBL fold metallo-hydrolase codes for MEIEFLGGAREVGRSAVLVDDALLLDYGLLTGDPPQYPIRDPEPDAVVLSHGHLDHVGAVPALLKGSRRPTIHWTPPTAELARTLARDTLKLHGTSPLCPFSAEHVARLGEVEARHGYAEPFTVAAGGREYEVTLFDAGHIPGSAHVLVDSGDTRLLYTGDFHTDDQRLVSGTTARPDADIVVCESTYADVRHEDRRAVETRWTERVRTTIWEGGTVVAPAFAIGRTQEMLLVADAADVHPYVDGMGVDVTRMLRQHPSFLRDPEAFRRATGGARFVTGRDGQRERIAGDNELIVTTSGMLAGGPVRSYLPKVRSNPTNAVTLTGYQVEGTPGRELQDHGRMELNGRVRPVSATVESYDFSAHADRDGLESFLADYADARVAIVHGDRCASFAADLKNAGFDASAPELGDRIEA; via the coding sequence ATGGAGATCGAGTTTCTCGGCGGAGCCCGCGAGGTCGGGCGGAGCGCCGTCCTCGTCGACGACGCCTTGCTGCTCGATTACGGCCTGTTGACCGGCGACCCTCCGCAGTATCCGATCCGTGATCCAGAGCCCGACGCGGTCGTCCTCTCGCACGGACACCTCGACCACGTCGGGGCCGTCCCGGCGCTGTTGAAGGGCTCGCGCAGGCCGACGATACATTGGACGCCGCCGACCGCGGAACTCGCGCGGACCCTCGCCCGCGACACGCTCAAACTCCACGGGACCAGCCCGCTTTGTCCCTTCTCTGCGGAGCACGTTGCGCGCCTCGGCGAGGTAGAGGCGCGACACGGCTACGCGGAGCCGTTCACCGTCGCGGCCGGCGGTCGCGAGTACGAGGTGACGCTTTTCGACGCGGGCCACATCCCCGGTTCCGCACATGTACTTGTGGACAGCGGAGACACCCGCCTCCTGTACACCGGCGACTTTCACACCGACGACCAGCGGCTGGTGTCGGGGACGACCGCGCGACCCGACGCCGATATCGTGGTCTGTGAGTCGACGTACGCCGACGTGCGCCACGAGGACCGGCGCGCGGTCGAGACGCGCTGGACCGAGCGCGTACGGACGACGATCTGGGAGGGCGGGACCGTCGTCGCGCCCGCGTTCGCGATCGGGCGAACCCAAGAGATGCTGCTGGTCGCCGACGCCGCCGACGTTCACCCCTACGTCGACGGGATGGGCGTGGACGTGACGCGGATGCTCCGACAGCACCCGTCGTTCCTGCGCGATCCCGAGGCATTCCGCCGAGCGACGGGCGGGGCCCGGTTCGTGACGGGACGCGACGGACAGCGCGAGCGGATCGCCGGCGACAACGAGCTGATCGTCACCACGTCGGGGATGCTCGCCGGCGGCCCGGTTCGATCGTATCTCCCCAAAGTCCGCTCGAATCCGACGAACGCGGTCACGCTGACCGGCTATCAGGTGGAGGGAACGCCCGGCCGAGAGCTACAGGACCACGGCCGGATGGAGCTGAACGGTCGGGTCAGGCCCGTGAGTGCCACCGTCGAGTCGTACGACTTCTCCGCGCACGCGGACAGAGACGGGCTGGAGTCGTTCCTCGCAGACTACGCGGACGCGCGGGTGGCGATCGTTCACGGCGACCGCTGTGCGTCGTTCGCGGCCGACCTCAAAAACGCTGGATTCGACGCGAGCGCGCCCGAACTCGGAGACCGAATCGAGGCGTGA
- a CDS encoding DUF255 domain-containing protein: MTDETHVEWRDWGPEAFAEADDRDRPVLLSLSATWCEGCHEMDAVTYAEPRIAANVNEGFVPVRVDVDRHPRVRERYNMGGFPTTAFLTPEGELLTGAGYLDVDGMRQVLESVRQMWSEKGRSAGRVPRALDADLPPRGELTDAVESHLAGQLEVKYDEEYAGWGTDAKFPLPRTAEFALKRDRDRALRTLDAVRDHLADEVAGGFFRFAGTRDWGDVAYEKPIDTNAAVTRAFANAYLYTGDDAYLDPALDAVSFLTDDLWTGYGVGGSLGPGLGRAYYAAPAEDRADLDSPRRDLTVFAGGNALAADALLAVAAYTDDDRAREYARRILDGLERDLIDVDSGEVTRYRGSDEVGESDLLNDAAHVVSAYTRAAGVLGEGAAVARAVADRAIDRLHVDGSFVDGPRSGAGLLDRPFRPLDGNVEMATALSDLAALTGEDRYRAVARETAESFAGATERLGVQVAGYGSLVGRLLRGTTVIAVGTDPGSDLHRAAWRVADHEKVVAPNAHLDGSAAPETVPEGSAVVLAGDAVSEPAESPDALLEQVAKTAE, from the coding sequence ATGACCGACGAGACGCACGTCGAGTGGCGCGACTGGGGCCCCGAGGCGTTCGCCGAGGCCGACGACCGGGACCGCCCGGTGCTTCTGTCGCTGTCCGCGACGTGGTGTGAGGGCTGTCACGAGATGGACGCGGTCACGTACGCCGAACCGCGCATCGCCGCCAACGTCAACGAGGGGTTCGTCCCGGTTCGTGTCGATGTCGACCGTCATCCGCGGGTGCGCGAGCGGTACAACATGGGCGGGTTCCCGACGACGGCCTTCCTCACGCCGGAGGGGGAACTGCTCACCGGTGCCGGCTACCTCGACGTCGACGGCATGCGACAGGTGCTCGAATCCGTCCGACAGATGTGGTCGGAGAAGGGGCGGTCGGCGGGACGTGTCCCCCGCGCTCTCGATGCCGACCTGCCGCCGCGGGGCGAGCTGACCGACGCCGTCGAGAGCCACCTCGCCGGGCAACTGGAGGTAAAATACGACGAGGAGTACGCCGGCTGGGGAACGGACGCGAAGTTCCCGCTCCCGCGGACCGCCGAGTTCGCGCTGAAGCGCGACCGCGACCGCGCGCTCCGCACGCTCGACGCGGTCCGAGACCACCTCGCGGACGAGGTCGCCGGCGGCTTCTTCCGGTTCGCGGGGACCCGCGACTGGGGCGATGTGGCCTACGAGAAGCCGATCGACACGAACGCCGCGGTCACCCGCGCGTTCGCGAACGCGTACCTCTACACCGGCGACGACGCGTATCTCGACCCGGCGCTCGACGCCGTCTCCTTTCTCACCGACGATCTCTGGACCGGCTACGGCGTGGGTGGGAGCCTCGGCCCGGGACTCGGTCGCGCCTACTACGCCGCGCCCGCCGAGGACCGCGCCGACCTCGACTCGCCGCGCCGCGACCTCACCGTGTTCGCGGGCGGCAACGCGCTGGCGGCCGACGCGCTGCTCGCCGTCGCCGCCTACACCGACGACGACCGCGCCCGCGAGTACGCGCGTCGGATCCTCGACGGACTCGAACGCGACCTGATCGACGTCGACTCCGGAGAAGTGACCCGCTACCGCGGCAGCGACGAGGTCGGCGAGTCGGACCTGCTCAACGACGCCGCCCACGTCGTGAGCGCGTACACCCGCGCCGCGGGCGTGCTCGGCGAGGGTGCGGCCGTCGCTCGCGCGGTCGCAGATCGGGCGATCGACCGCCTCCACGTCGACGGCTCGTTCGTCGACGGCCCGCGGTCTGGTGCCGGTCTGCTCGACCGCCCGTTCCGGCCGCTCGACGGGAACGTAGAGATGGCGACCGCGCTTTCCGATCTGGCGGCGCTGACCGGCGAGGACCGGTACCGGGCGGTCGCTCGCGAGACCGCGGAGTCGTTCGCGGGCGCGACAGAGCGGCTCGGCGTCCAAGTCGCCGGCTACGGGAGCCTCGTCGGCCGACTCCTCCGAGGGACGACGGTGATCGCCGTCGGCACCGACCCCGGGAGCGACCTTCACCGCGCCGCGTGGCGCGTCGCCGACCACGAGAAGGTCGTCGCGCCGAACGCCCACCTAGACGGGTCGGCCGCCCCAGAGACGGTTCCGGAGGGGTCGGCGGTCGTTCTCGCTGGCGACGCCGTCTCGGAGCCTGCCGAATCGCCGGACGCGCTGCTGGAGCAGGTGGCGAAAACCGCAGAGTAG